A window of Notolabrus celidotus isolate fNotCel1 chromosome 11, fNotCel1.pri, whole genome shotgun sequence contains these coding sequences:
- the gabrd gene encoding gamma-aminobutyric acid receptor subunit delta isoform X1, protein MEIKQFLLSSVTLLFIGGDIFTRAMLSDIGDYVGTDIEISWLPNLDDLMKGYARNFRPGIGGPPVNVAMAIEVASIDHISEANMEYTMTVFLRQSWHDDRLSYNHTNKTLGLDSRFVDKLWLPDTFIVNAKSAWFHDVTVENKLIRLQPNGVILYSSRITSTVACDMDLTKYPMDEQECMLDLESYGYSSEDIVYHWSESQRHIHGLDKLELSQFTITDYRFVTEMLNFKSAGRFPRLSLRFELRRNRGVYIIQSYMPSILLVAMSWVSFWISQSAVPARVSLGITTVLTMTTLMVSARSSLPRASAIKALDVYFWICYVFVFAALIEYAFAHYNADYRLKEKAKVKANKLSSESIVKNGKQAMVLFSLSVTGMNQSVMISNRPGRAQHASSEIPGEGGSEETEPRRRRSKQAEETKDEKKCCSKCVCKPIDADTIDIYARAVFPFTFAVVNVIYWVAYTM, encoded by the exons GGCCATGCTGAGTGACATTGGGGACTATGTAGGTACCGACATTGAAATATCCTGGTTACCTAATCTGGATGATTTAATGAAGGGCTATGCCAGAAATTTTCGCCCTGGGATAGGAG GTCCACCCGTGAACGTGGCCATGGCTATTGAAGTGGCCAGCATTGACCACATTTCTGAAGCCAACATG GAATATACTATGACTGTGTTCCTGCGGCAGAGTTGGCATGATGACCGCCTATCTTACAATCACACCAACAAGACGCTCGGGTTGGATAGTCGATTCGTGGACAAGTTGTGGCTCCCTGACACTTTTATTGTCAATGCCAAATCTGCTTGGTTCCATGATGTCACTGTGGAGAACAAGTTGATCCGCTTGCAGCCAAATGGAGTCATTCTATACAGCAGCCG AATCACTTCAACAGTGGCATGTGATATGGACCTGACAAAGTACCCCATGGATGAACAAGAATGTATGCTAGACCTGGAAAGCT ATGGTTACTCATCAGAGGACATTGTATATCACTGGTCTGAGAGTCAGAGACACATCCATGGCCTAGACAAATTGGAGCTCTCCCAGTTCACTATCACAGACTATCGTTTTGTCACTGAAATGTTGAACTTTAAATCTG CTGGAAGATTTCCCAGACTCAGTCTTCGCTTCGAACTGAGACGTAATCGAGGTGTCTACATCATCCAATCATATATGCCTTCAATTTTACTGGTTGCCATGTCTTGGGTGTCCTTTTGGATCAGTCAATCAGCAGTCCCTGCTCGTGTATCCTTAG GGATCACGACTGTTCTAACAATGACCACGCTGATGGTAAGTGCCCGCTCCTCCCTGCCTCGAGCGTCAGCCATCAAGGCGTTAGACGTCTACTTTTGGATctgttatgtgtttgtgttcgcTGCTCTCATTGAGTATGCCTTTGCACACTACAATGCTGACTACAGACTCAAAGAGAAGGCCAAGGTGAAGGCCAACAAGCTCAGCTCTGAG TCTATTGTAAAGAACGGCAAACAGGCTATGGTTCTGTTTTCCTTGTCTGTTACTGGCATGAACCAGAGTGTGATGATCTCCAACCGTCCTGGACGGGCCCAGCACGCCAGCAGTGAAATTCCTGGAGAGGGCGGCAGTGAGGAGACTGAGCCGAGGAGGAGACGGTCTAAGCAGgcagaggagacaaaggatgaaaaGAAGTGCTGTTCCAAGTGTGTCTGCAAGCCCATTGATGCTGACACAATCGACATCTATGCCAGAGCTGTGTTCCCTTTTACTTTTGCTGTGGTGAACGTGATCTACTGGGTGGCCTACACCATGTGA
- the gabrd gene encoding gamma-aminobutyric acid receptor subunit delta isoform X2 — MLSDIGDYVGTDIEISWLPNLDDLMKGYARNFRPGIGGPPVNVAMAIEVASIDHISEANMEYTMTVFLRQSWHDDRLSYNHTNKTLGLDSRFVDKLWLPDTFIVNAKSAWFHDVTVENKLIRLQPNGVILYSSRITSTVACDMDLTKYPMDEQECMLDLESYGYSSEDIVYHWSESQRHIHGLDKLELSQFTITDYRFVTEMLNFKSAGRFPRLSLRFELRRNRGVYIIQSYMPSILLVAMSWVSFWISQSAVPARVSLGITTVLTMTTLMVSARSSLPRASAIKALDVYFWICYVFVFAALIEYAFAHYNADYRLKEKAKVKANKLSSESIVKNGKQAMVLFSLSVTGMNQSVMISNRPGRAQHASSEIPGEGGSEETEPRRRRSKQAEETKDEKKCCSKCVCKPIDADTIDIYARAVFPFTFAVVNVIYWVAYTM; from the exons ATGCTGAGTGACATTGGGGACTATGTAGGTACCGACATTGAAATATCCTGGTTACCTAATCTGGATGATTTAATGAAGGGCTATGCCAGAAATTTTCGCCCTGGGATAGGAG GTCCACCCGTGAACGTGGCCATGGCTATTGAAGTGGCCAGCATTGACCACATTTCTGAAGCCAACATG GAATATACTATGACTGTGTTCCTGCGGCAGAGTTGGCATGATGACCGCCTATCTTACAATCACACCAACAAGACGCTCGGGTTGGATAGTCGATTCGTGGACAAGTTGTGGCTCCCTGACACTTTTATTGTCAATGCCAAATCTGCTTGGTTCCATGATGTCACTGTGGAGAACAAGTTGATCCGCTTGCAGCCAAATGGAGTCATTCTATACAGCAGCCG AATCACTTCAACAGTGGCATGTGATATGGACCTGACAAAGTACCCCATGGATGAACAAGAATGTATGCTAGACCTGGAAAGCT ATGGTTACTCATCAGAGGACATTGTATATCACTGGTCTGAGAGTCAGAGACACATCCATGGCCTAGACAAATTGGAGCTCTCCCAGTTCACTATCACAGACTATCGTTTTGTCACTGAAATGTTGAACTTTAAATCTG CTGGAAGATTTCCCAGACTCAGTCTTCGCTTCGAACTGAGACGTAATCGAGGTGTCTACATCATCCAATCATATATGCCTTCAATTTTACTGGTTGCCATGTCTTGGGTGTCCTTTTGGATCAGTCAATCAGCAGTCCCTGCTCGTGTATCCTTAG GGATCACGACTGTTCTAACAATGACCACGCTGATGGTAAGTGCCCGCTCCTCCCTGCCTCGAGCGTCAGCCATCAAGGCGTTAGACGTCTACTTTTGGATctgttatgtgtttgtgttcgcTGCTCTCATTGAGTATGCCTTTGCACACTACAATGCTGACTACAGACTCAAAGAGAAGGCCAAGGTGAAGGCCAACAAGCTCAGCTCTGAG TCTATTGTAAAGAACGGCAAACAGGCTATGGTTCTGTTTTCCTTGTCTGTTACTGGCATGAACCAGAGTGTGATGATCTCCAACCGTCCTGGACGGGCCCAGCACGCCAGCAGTGAAATTCCTGGAGAGGGCGGCAGTGAGGAGACTGAGCCGAGGAGGAGACGGTCTAAGCAGgcagaggagacaaaggatgaaaaGAAGTGCTGTTCCAAGTGTGTCTGCAAGCCCATTGATGCTGACACAATCGACATCTATGCCAGAGCTGTGTTCCCTTTTACTTTTGCTGTGGTGAACGTGATCTACTGGGTGGCCTACACCATGTGA
- the gabrd gene encoding gamma-aminobutyric acid receptor subunit delta isoform X3 yields the protein MEIKQFLLSSVTLLFIGGDIFTRAMLSDIGDYVGTDIEISWLPNLDDLMKGYARNFRPGIGGPPVNVAMAIEVASIDHISEANMEYTMTVFLRQSWHDDRLSYNHTNKTLGLDSRFVDKLWLPDTFIVNAKSAWFHDVTVENKLIRLQPNGVILYSSRITSTVACDMDLTKYPMDEQECMLDLESYGYSSEDIVYHWSESQRHIHGLDKLELSQFTITDYRFVTEMLNFKSAGRFPRLSLRFELRRNRGVYIIQSYMPSILLVAMSWVSFWISQSAVPARVSLGITTVLTMTTLMSIVKNGKQAMVLFSLSVTGMNQSVMISNRPGRAQHASSEIPGEGGSEETEPRRRRSKQAEETKDEKKCCSKCVCKPIDADTIDIYARAVFPFTFAVVNVIYWVAYTM from the exons GGCCATGCTGAGTGACATTGGGGACTATGTAGGTACCGACATTGAAATATCCTGGTTACCTAATCTGGATGATTTAATGAAGGGCTATGCCAGAAATTTTCGCCCTGGGATAGGAG GTCCACCCGTGAACGTGGCCATGGCTATTGAAGTGGCCAGCATTGACCACATTTCTGAAGCCAACATG GAATATACTATGACTGTGTTCCTGCGGCAGAGTTGGCATGATGACCGCCTATCTTACAATCACACCAACAAGACGCTCGGGTTGGATAGTCGATTCGTGGACAAGTTGTGGCTCCCTGACACTTTTATTGTCAATGCCAAATCTGCTTGGTTCCATGATGTCACTGTGGAGAACAAGTTGATCCGCTTGCAGCCAAATGGAGTCATTCTATACAGCAGCCG AATCACTTCAACAGTGGCATGTGATATGGACCTGACAAAGTACCCCATGGATGAACAAGAATGTATGCTAGACCTGGAAAGCT ATGGTTACTCATCAGAGGACATTGTATATCACTGGTCTGAGAGTCAGAGACACATCCATGGCCTAGACAAATTGGAGCTCTCCCAGTTCACTATCACAGACTATCGTTTTGTCACTGAAATGTTGAACTTTAAATCTG CTGGAAGATTTCCCAGACTCAGTCTTCGCTTCGAACTGAGACGTAATCGAGGTGTCTACATCATCCAATCATATATGCCTTCAATTTTACTGGTTGCCATGTCTTGGGTGTCCTTTTGGATCAGTCAATCAGCAGTCCCTGCTCGTGTATCCTTAG GGATCACGACTGTTCTAACAATGACCACGCTGATG TCTATTGTAAAGAACGGCAAACAGGCTATGGTTCTGTTTTCCTTGTCTGTTACTGGCATGAACCAGAGTGTGATGATCTCCAACCGTCCTGGACGGGCCCAGCACGCCAGCAGTGAAATTCCTGGAGAGGGCGGCAGTGAGGAGACTGAGCCGAGGAGGAGACGGTCTAAGCAGgcagaggagacaaaggatgaaaaGAAGTGCTGTTCCAAGTGTGTCTGCAAGCCCATTGATGCTGACACAATCGACATCTATGCCAGAGCTGTGTTCCCTTTTACTTTTGCTGTGGTGAACGTGATCTACTGGGTGGCCTACACCATGTGA
- the gabrd gene encoding gamma-aminobutyric acid receptor subunit delta isoform X4 — translation MAIEVASIDHISEANMEYTMTVFLRQSWHDDRLSYNHTNKTLGLDSRFVDKLWLPDTFIVNAKSAWFHDVTVENKLIRLQPNGVILYSSRITSTVACDMDLTKYPMDEQECMLDLESYGYSSEDIVYHWSESQRHIHGLDKLELSQFTITDYRFVTEMLNFKSAGRFPRLSLRFELRRNRGVYIIQSYMPSILLVAMSWVSFWISQSAVPARVSLGITTVLTMTTLMVSARSSLPRASAIKALDVYFWICYVFVFAALIEYAFAHYNADYRLKEKAKVKANKLSSESIVKNGKQAMVLFSLSVTGMNQSVMISNRPGRAQHASSEIPGEGGSEETEPRRRRSKQAEETKDEKKCCSKCVCKPIDADTIDIYARAVFPFTFAVVNVIYWVAYTM, via the exons ATGGCTATTGAAGTGGCCAGCATTGACCACATTTCTGAAGCCAACATG GAATATACTATGACTGTGTTCCTGCGGCAGAGTTGGCATGATGACCGCCTATCTTACAATCACACCAACAAGACGCTCGGGTTGGATAGTCGATTCGTGGACAAGTTGTGGCTCCCTGACACTTTTATTGTCAATGCCAAATCTGCTTGGTTCCATGATGTCACTGTGGAGAACAAGTTGATCCGCTTGCAGCCAAATGGAGTCATTCTATACAGCAGCCG AATCACTTCAACAGTGGCATGTGATATGGACCTGACAAAGTACCCCATGGATGAACAAGAATGTATGCTAGACCTGGAAAGCT ATGGTTACTCATCAGAGGACATTGTATATCACTGGTCTGAGAGTCAGAGACACATCCATGGCCTAGACAAATTGGAGCTCTCCCAGTTCACTATCACAGACTATCGTTTTGTCACTGAAATGTTGAACTTTAAATCTG CTGGAAGATTTCCCAGACTCAGTCTTCGCTTCGAACTGAGACGTAATCGAGGTGTCTACATCATCCAATCATATATGCCTTCAATTTTACTGGTTGCCATGTCTTGGGTGTCCTTTTGGATCAGTCAATCAGCAGTCCCTGCTCGTGTATCCTTAG GGATCACGACTGTTCTAACAATGACCACGCTGATGGTAAGTGCCCGCTCCTCCCTGCCTCGAGCGTCAGCCATCAAGGCGTTAGACGTCTACTTTTGGATctgttatgtgtttgtgttcgcTGCTCTCATTGAGTATGCCTTTGCACACTACAATGCTGACTACAGACTCAAAGAGAAGGCCAAGGTGAAGGCCAACAAGCTCAGCTCTGAG TCTATTGTAAAGAACGGCAAACAGGCTATGGTTCTGTTTTCCTTGTCTGTTACTGGCATGAACCAGAGTGTGATGATCTCCAACCGTCCTGGACGGGCCCAGCACGCCAGCAGTGAAATTCCTGGAGAGGGCGGCAGTGAGGAGACTGAGCCGAGGAGGAGACGGTCTAAGCAGgcagaggagacaaaggatgaaaaGAAGTGCTGTTCCAAGTGTGTCTGCAAGCCCATTGATGCTGACACAATCGACATCTATGCCAGAGCTGTGTTCCCTTTTACTTTTGCTGTGGTGAACGTGATCTACTGGGTGGCCTACACCATGTGA